Genomic segment of Streptococcus australis:
TGGCAAGAACCCTTCTCCCTGTGCATTGACAGCACCAGCTGATTCCCAAACGTGGTTCTTTGGCAAACCAAGTGTCAAATCTGTCCCTGGCGCTGTGTAATGAAGGGCTGAAAATTGCTCCTTATTAAGCATATCTGCCTTGCTCTTCAAGATAGCTGCATGTTCTTCCCAAGCCTTAACGGGATCTTCTTCGTAGACACGGCAAGTCTTGAAGATTTGATCCCAAAGGAGATCCACTGCTTCTTCATCGCTTGCAGCATTTGGAAAGACCTTCTTAGCCCACTCGAGTCCAGCAGCAGCAGCCACAGTCCAGCTAACCTTGTTGGATTGTGTTGCGATACGCATTGGCTTCATGGCAAGACCCATCGCTTTGGCAGAAGCTGAAAGCTTATCCGCATCCACTCCGTTCAAGGCACCTGGGTCAGAAGAACGGACACCGAGACGGCTAGCCTTATTCTCCAAGAGATAGTTCATCTCAGCAATCTTGTATTCTGGCACATTGTCCAAACGCTCCATCGGCGCGTGGAGGAATTTCTCGCGATTGATGACATCATCTGTCCACTGAACGATAACTTCATGTGCTCCAAGTGCATATGCTTCTTTAACGATTAAGTGAGCCAACTCACGTTGCTCCACATCGATAGAGAGTGCCAAGGTGTGACCAGGTTGCACATTAATTCCGTTCGCAACCAACAATTTCGCATATTTTTCTAGATTTTCTTTAAAATTTGGTAAAACCATTTTGTTTTCTCTTTTCTATATTTATTTTTCTTTCAAAGCAGAGAATAATCCTGCTAAAGCAATGGCACCAGACAAGAGTACTGTTGATAGGATGATTGTTTCGTCTGCCAGCTCTAACTGATAGTCAAAGAACTTTTCAGCAGGTTTGTCTTCCGCAAAAATTCTTAGTTTCATATTGAACTCCTTAAAATTTATTAAAATAAATCGCTATGACTGCCCGTCCTCAGCAAGTTTAAAACCAATTCTGACTTGTCTACTTTATAGACCAAAAGCCAATCTGGTTGGATATGACACTCACGAACTCCTTGAAAATGCTTAGATGCCGTTAATTGATGATCACGATATCTAGCAGGAAGTTCTTTTTCTTTAACAAGAAAATTCAAAACTTCTTCTAATAATTCTGCCCTCAAACCACGCTTCATAGCCAACTTAAAATCTTTTTTAAACTGTTTATGATAACGAATCTTAAGCACGTAAGTCCTCCATCAAGTCTGAGACTGATTCAAAGGATTGGCTCATATTACGATTTTGATTTAAATCCCTTAATACCTCAAGTAACTTCCGATTCTCATCAAGCCTAACATCAAAAGGCAAACCCTGATATTGAATAGCCTGACGAAGGAAAATATTGATAGCTGTGGTCATATCCATTCCCAGATTATTAAAAACCTGTTGGGCCTGCTCCTTAACCTCACTATCCAAACGGATACTCATACTCGTCTTTGACATATTTTCACCTTCTTTCTATTTATTATTTTAACAAAAAAGAGGGCTAATGTAAATCTTTTGGATATACATTAGCCTCTTTGTTATTGGATATTATTGTAGCGCGGAAGATTCACAGAGAAAACAAGGAAAAGAAAAAATTTACATATTATCCTTGCAAGTCACTAACCTTTTCATATTTTATATTTACTTCCGAATTTGAATTTGCAAATTTATAACCCATGAACAAAGCATTAAAATCGCTATAAGTTGATAAAATGATCTGATACTTATCTATAATTCCATGACGTAAAATTTCAATAAAAGATAGTACATTCATAGCATCCATGTCTTGAACTGGATCATCTATCATTAAGAAATTCAAATTATCAGATAGCTTAAACATCGTATTCAGTGAAAGAGTAAATGCTAGAGACACAACAGCCAACTGCCCTGTACTCAGCTGATTCATTACATCATGATCATTATTAGTGTCGGATTTAAATCTAATAATTGCTACTTTCCCATTATCACTACTCGTTGTTTTCTTGTACGTTAAGAAAATTCCCATACCTTGTTGATAATTTTGTAACATTTTTGCTGAATATATAAAGAATGGGATACGTAGTTTTTTAACAATATCTATTTTGAACTGTTTTACTTCTTCTTTATATATAGTATTAATTTCTTCTAATCGCCCCACAGTTGCTCTCAATGTTTCTATCTGACTTGATAAATCTTGAAGTTGCTGATTTTGAACTAGTTTATGCTGTCTATCAAGATAAAGTTTCTTATTCTCTAAATCTCCAATACGAATATCCTCTAATACTTCCACTTTACTTTGAAAATATGTAGGAAATATGTTCTCAGCGTCTGCTATCAGATTCTCATTAATAGCATATTTATTATCAACTGCCGAGTGAATAGCATTTTTTAATTCAAGCAATTTACTATCAATCATCGCCATATTTATCTTCGAATATGAGCTTGATTCCAATTGGTACGTTTCAAACTGTAATTCAGAAAATTCTTCTCTTAAATCACCCAGTTGCCTCTTTATATTTTCCAGATTATTAATATCTAGTAACCGATAAACATCATTATCAACTACTAATTTTGATTGAAATTCTTTCAAGTTTAACTGGTACTGCTGGTTATAGTCTTTAAATTCTAACCTTCCCAACTCATATGGTACCATAATTGTGTACGACTGAATAAAAGTTTTAAAACCTTCGACATTTCGAGAATAACTTTGATACAAATTTTTTAATTCTTGTAATCTATCTAATAAATTTTTATCTACATCCGTAGAGAAGCTATTTATTTCATCAATGATTTTCTTCTTCAGTTGCTGGATCAGTTCATTCAGCAATAATTGAACTTCTTGCAATTGCAGACTATTTTGAGACGAAATTTCAGTTAGATAATTTTTATAACTATCATAAGCTTGCTTCAATTCTTCAAATGTTTGGAACTGTGAATTACAGAATGGACATTTGTTTTCATCAATATGTCGATGTCTCAACTCATCAAACTTATTACCTAAGTTACTCCTTAATTGTCGTAGTTCACTTAAATTTTTGTCTACCTGGCTAGCATTATTCCTCAGACTTTGGAATTTAACTACTTGTATTTTAAGCAATTCAAAATCACCTGACAATCTATCATTTTGAGTATAAGTAATGGACTGTTCTGTCATCTCAGTAATATCCGCTGATAAATTAGTCAAGTAGGTATTTAGTTGCTTTCTTCGATTGCAATCATGAACAACTCTCTCATATGATTGTAGGTAATTCTCTAAAAGCACATATTCAAATAATTTTGGATTGTCTAATGAATACTTTTCCCACAGCCATTGAGAATTTGATCTAAGAATATTGGGAGATAATATTGAAAAATATAATGCTTGTTTGACAGCCGTATCATCAGCAATATCTTTTTTTCTTTTATCTCTTTCCCTCTTTCTATTATACTCTTCTATCGAGAAATTCTTCTTAAAATCAATAATATTTTGTAAAGTATTTTGATAAGTTAATAATTTGTCAAGATTAGCAATAGAAAAAGGAGTTTCACAATCAAATACAAATTCCTTATGATTAAATAATCTATGATAAGGGACATCCGATAGTTCTTGCTGTTTTAAGTTTTTTAATTGTCCCTCTAAATCACTAATCTTTCTATTAATAACGTTTGTTACTGTATTAATCTCTTTTATTTTCTTCTCTACTTTATCCGTTTTTACTAAAAAAGATAAACTATCGCCTCTTTCTTGTTCCGTTTGCTTTAGAAAAAAGGTTGTTTCTTCCTGTTGAATATAATTAAATAGATTGAAAATTTTTTCTATCTCATATTTCCCATTAATACCTAAAAATGCGTCAATAGAACTTTGAGTAATCTCTTCCAGACTAGTATTATCTATAGAACTAAAATTTGTCTCGCTTACTTCCACTTGTCTAAATAACTTAAACTGACTGGCAGACTTCAAAGGTGCAAATGAATTTCTACTATCAGTAGAACTATTTACTAATTTTCTTACAATTACAAGTTGGTCACCATTCATTTTTTCTAGCCACAATTTTATAATTACCGGCTGACCAATTTCATTCTGAAAGAAGGGCTTATTATACACAATATTTTCAGCAGTAACTTTATTAATGCGAGAAAGATTACCAGTCAATCCTAACTCTATTGCATCAAAAATAGTTGTCTTTCCATATCCATTTGGTCCCACTAAAAATGTTATTCCATCACTAAAATCAATAACTGTTTCATTTCTAAAGTTCTTGAAATTATAAAGTAAAATTTTCCTAATCTTCACAAGTTCAGTCTCCTAAAATTTGATTTAAGCTATCCAGCAAACCACTAGCTTCATCTTCAAGTTGTTTCCTAATATCAACTCCACTAAAAATTTCTAAAATATTATCTACCTGCTTTTTATGATCATTTAACCCTTCCATTTCAATTCGTGCTTGGATTTTATTTTCAACTATTTCAAAATGATTATCAGAATGATGAAGAGAAGCAAATGGTAATTTAATAATTAGTTGTATAGCAATAAAATAAGAAGTATCAAAAAACATGTCACTCTCAAATTTATCAAATAAATACTCACCCTCAGGAGATATAGACTGAATATAATTTAGCAAGTCTTCAATATTCGAGTTCAATCTGCTCAATCCTTCCTCGGTATATAGTATGACATACTTTCTAAAGTAATATTCATCTTCTTCAACTTTCATAATCATATTTCTAAGACTTTCATATGATTGCTTCAGTTCATCAACTTTTATGGTTACAAATAAAGAGGTATTTTTCTTAATTTTATTATCATTAAGTTTTTCAAAGCAAGATATCAACTTATTTGTTTGCTCACAAGTAAAAAAATCTGACCCTCCTTCGCTACTAGATTTAAAATCCTCCCTACTATATTCTTGAATAAGGAAAAATTCATTTCCTTCCCCTCCCCACAATTCTAAATGCTCATCACATTTATGAAAATTATGTTGTTCTAAGATCTGTTGCAAAAAACTATCCATTTCAATCCTCTTTCAATTTTTCAACAGTATTCACACAATCAATATATTCTAAATTATTTGAAAATATTCTATTTTTTTCCTCGCCAAGGGCTCCTGCAAACAGCTTTTCTTTTCCACCTTCATGGATTGGCTTCTCTTCAAAAAACTTTTGTCCATTTATATTCATATTAATCAAATAATCAGTATCAAAACTTGCTTCTAGAAAGTTTATATTCTTAATAATTTCGTCGCTAACATTTCTCGCTGCCGCTTTGGGCGCATGAATCATGCTAAGTCTCAATGACTCATTGTTTTGATCATACCGTAAACTATCTAACAAAAGTCTTTCTTGTTTACAATTTTTAAGAAATTCATATAGGATATATCCAATGCTATCTTTATCAATTAAATTATCTATATTATTTAATTGCTGAAGTTCAGCGATATTGTTATCTGGATGCAAATCAATCAACAATTGTTCAAATTTGTCATCAGGTAAATTTAATATCTGATTTATAACAGTCGTATCAACATCATCTTCAACAATGTTATTCCAATACATTTCAAAACTTAATTTCGCTCTTCTAATAGATTGTTTATGACGTTTTTCCTGTGAAATAATAATTTTTAAAATTTCTTGAAAATATATTACAGGATAAACACCATTTCCATTATTATGTGCTTGACTAATCCGTCTAGAAACTAAATCTTTAATTTCACATAGCGTCTCCTCTATATGTTCAGAATCATCTTTTAAAGAACTATTAGAATATATCAAGATTTCCTTGATTTTTTCTTCGCAAAAATTATCAATAGGTGATTGGCCCCCTCTAACTAAATCACAATATTTTTTATTATCTGGATAGGTATATAGTTGAACTCGGCTCTTATTAGGTACATAACTTGCTCCTTTATAGGTTTGTTGGAACACTTCCTCATTCATATCCCATCCCTGAACTTCACAAATAACATGTAAAAATCTACTATCTTTAGTCGTTCCTGAAGTTTGATACCCAGAGGGGCATTTCTTAGAATTTATTGTTCTAACATTACGATAATCATTCGGATATCTCCCCTTTTTCTTAGCTTTTACTTGATGCCTTGATATTACTCGCGTAGATTGACAAATCTCAACATCTTCACCACCATTTTTTTCAAGTATTAGTTTATAATCTTTATATGGATTTCCTTTTCCTATAAGTTCTTTAAGTTCGGTTAATGCTAAATATATTCCCACTTTTCCTTGATGATTATAACCACTCCAACTAGACACCGCGTTTCTTCTATCAACTCTCATTGCCCTAATATTACCCCAATAAATGTTCTTTCCCCAATTTCAACATATTTCCTAGCATTTTTTCCTTTTCTTTAATAACAAACCTTACAAAACAATCACGTTTAGATGAGTTAATATTTCTAGAGCCATATTGACCAAACCTAACTATTTTACTTATTCTAATTACATAACACACCAAAATCATCAATAACAATACATAATCATATTTCGGTTGTCCATAATAAAGCTACTTACATTCGACTATCTTATCCTATAAAATATTTGACACACTGCTAAACATTTAAAACAACTCATCAAACAAACTCAACTGATTATCCTCTGGCATATTGCCGAGAATCCCCATTTCATCCATCTTTTCAACCAAGGTTGAGGAAAGGCCTCCACGCTTGCGTAACTCGGTTTTAGAGAGGAATTCTCCCTCCTGACGAGCGCGCACCAACTGCTTGGCAACGTTCTCTCCCAGACCATCCATAGCCACAAATGGCGGAATGAGGGTATCCCCATCAATGAGGAACTCTGTCGCCTGACTACGGTAGAGATCGAGTTTGCCAAACTTAAAACCACGTTCCCACATTTCATTGACAATCTCAAGAGTTGTATAGAGATCAATTTCTACATTGGACGCTTCATTGTTTTTCCGTTTTTCAGCAATTTCTGCCATTCTGCGTTTGATGGCATCCAAGCCCGCACCCATAGTCTTGATATCAAAGGCCTTGGCACGGATGGAGAAGTAAGCACAGTAGTAATAAATCGGATGGTGAACCTTGAAGTAAGCTACACGAAGGGCCATCATAACGTAGGCTGCCGCATGAGCTTTAGGGAACATGTATTTGATTTTTCCACAAGATTCGATATACCACTCTGGTACCTTATTGGCCTTCATGGCTTCGATGTATCCATTTCGTTCTTCTTCAGAAATCTTGAGCCACAATCCCTTACGTACCCGTTCCATGATGGTAAAGGCCATCTTTGGTTCGAGACCAGCATGCATGAGGTAAACCATGATGTCGTCCCGACAACCGATAACGGTTGATAGGTCAGCAATTCCTTGCTTAATCAGATCCTGGGCGTTCCCCAACCAGACATCAGTACCGTGAGACAGACCTGAGAGCTGAAGCAATTCCGCAAAGGTTGTCGGATGGGTTTCATCAACCATGCCTCGGA
This window contains:
- a CDS encoding ABC-three component system protein, giving the protein MSSWSGYNHQGKVGIYLALTELKELIGKGNPYKDYKLILEKNGGEDVEICQSTRVISRHQVKAKKKGRYPNDYRNVRTINSKKCPSGYQTSGTTKDSRFLHVICEVQGWDMNEEVFQQTYKGASYVPNKSRVQLYTYPDNKKYCDLVRGGQSPIDNFCEEKIKEILIYSNSSLKDDSEHIEETLCEIKDLVSRRISQAHNNGNGVYPVIYFQEILKIIISQEKRHKQSIRRAKLSFEMYWNNIVEDDVDTTVINQILNLPDDKFEQLLIDLHPDNNIAELQQLNNIDNLIDKDSIGYILYEFLKNCKQERLLLDSLRYDQNNESLRLSMIHAPKAAARNVSDEIIKNINFLEASFDTDYLINMNINGQKFFEEKPIHEGGKEKLFAGALGEEKNRIFSNNLEYIDCVNTVEKLKED
- a CDS encoding aminopeptidase; this translates as MVLPNFKENLEKYAKLLVANGINVQPGHTLALSIDVEQRELAHLIVKEAYALGAHEVIVQWTDDVINREKFLHAPMERLDNVPEYKIAEMNYLLENKASRLGVRSSDPGALNGVDADKLSASAKAMGLAMKPMRIATQSNKVSWTVAAAAGLEWAKKVFPNAASDEEAVDLLWDQIFKTCRVYEEDPVKAWEEHAAILKSKADMLNKEQFSALHYTAPGTDLTLGLPKNHVWESAGAVNAQGEGFLPNMPTEEVFTAPDFRRADGYVTSTKPLSYNGNIIKGIKVTFKDGQIVDITAEKGNQVMKDLVFENAGARALGECALVPDPSPISQSGITFFNTLFDENASNHLAIGAAYATSVVGGAEMSEEELEAAGLNRSDAHVDFMIGSNQMDIDGIHEDGTRVPLFRNGDWAI
- a CDS encoding type II toxin-antitoxin system RelB/DinJ family antitoxin, with the protein product MSKTSMSIRLDSEVKEQAQQVFNNLGMDMTTAINIFLRQAIQYQGLPFDVRLDENRKLLEVLRDLNQNRNMSQSFESVSDLMEDLRA
- a CDS encoding AAA family ATPase, which produces MKIRKILLYNFKNFRNETVIDFSDGITFLVGPNGYGKTTIFDAIELGLTGNLSRINKVTAENIVYNKPFFQNEIGQPVIIKLWLEKMNGDQLVIVRKLVNSSTDSRNSFAPLKSASQFKLFRQVEVSETNFSSIDNTSLEEITQSSIDAFLGINGKYEIEKIFNLFNYIQQEETTFFLKQTEQERGDSLSFLVKTDKVEKKIKEINTVTNVINRKISDLEGQLKNLKQQELSDVPYHRLFNHKEFVFDCETPFSIANLDKLLTYQNTLQNIIDFKKNFSIEEYNRKRERDKRKKDIADDTAVKQALYFSILSPNILRSNSQWLWEKYSLDNPKLFEYVLLENYLQSYERVVHDCNRRKQLNTYLTNLSADITEMTEQSITYTQNDRLSGDFELLKIQVVKFQSLRNNASQVDKNLSELRQLRSNLGNKFDELRHRHIDENKCPFCNSQFQTFEELKQAYDSYKNYLTEISSQNSLQLQEVQLLLNELIQQLKKKIIDEINSFSTDVDKNLLDRLQELKNLYQSYSRNVEGFKTFIQSYTIMVPYELGRLEFKDYNQQYQLNLKEFQSKLVVDNDVYRLLDINNLENIKRQLGDLREEFSELQFETYQLESSSYSKINMAMIDSKLLELKNAIHSAVDNKYAINENLIADAENIFPTYFQSKVEVLEDIRIGDLENKKLYLDRQHKLVQNQQLQDLSSQIETLRATVGRLEEINTIYKEEVKQFKIDIVKKLRIPFFIYSAKMLQNYQQGMGIFLTYKKTTSSDNGKVAIIRFKSDTNNDHDVMNQLSTGQLAVVSLAFTLSLNTMFKLSDNLNFLMIDDPVQDMDAMNVLSFIEILRHGIIDKYQIILSTYSDFNALFMGYKFANSNSEVNIKYEKVSDLQG
- a CDS encoding type II toxin-antitoxin system RelE/ParE family toxin, yielding MLKIRYHKQFKKDFKLAMKRGLRAELLEEVLNFLVKEKELPARYRDHQLTASKHFQGVRECHIQPDWLLVYKVDKSELVLNLLRTGSHSDLF
- a CDS encoding ABC-three component system middle component 1; this encodes MDSFLQQILEQHNFHKCDEHLELWGGEGNEFFLIQEYSREDFKSSSEGGSDFFTCEQTNKLISCFEKLNDNKIKKNTSLFVTIKVDELKQSYESLRNMIMKVEEDEYYFRKYVILYTEEGLSRLNSNIEDLLNYIQSISPEGEYLFDKFESDMFFDTSYFIAIQLIIKLPFASLHHSDNHFEIVENKIQARIEMEGLNDHKKQVDNILEIFSGVDIRKQLEDEASGLLDSLNQILGD